DNA from Candidatus Eremiobacterota bacterium:
CGACCTCGTCCGCGCCGGCCGCCGCGCCTGCCGGGCCGCCGAACGCGCTCGTCACCGACGCCGGCCGTCCCGGGGCCGTGCCCCTCGACGACGCGCAGCGCCGCACGCTGAACGG
Protein-coding regions in this window:
- a CDS encoding pilus assembly protein PilL, which translates into the protein MVPHPKTARAARTAVAIASALMLGACAGAGAASTSSAPAAAPAGPPNALVTDAGRPGAVPLDDAQRRTLNG